The Nocardia vinacea genome contains the following window.
CGGTCGCGGTCGAGTTCTCCAGCAACTGCACGCCGCTGTCGTGCGGCGAGAGCTGTTGGGCGGCGATTCCGGAGCCGACGACCGCGCATACCAGCAACGCGGTACCCATGAACTCGGCCAGCAGCCGCCGCGCCAGCACACTCATCGAGCGAGCGCCTCGGGCAGCGCGATGTCCAGCAACTGCGAAAGTTGCTGCAGGGCGGCGGGTTCGACCCGGTAGTACACCCACGACCCGCGCCGTTCGCTCGACAACAACCCGGCCTCCCGCAGCACCTTCAGGTGGTGGGAGATGGTGGGCTGGGAGACGTCGAAGCCCGCGGAGACATCGCACACGCAGGCTTCCTGGCCGGTGTGGCTGGCCACCACCGACAGCAGGCGCAGCCGGACCGGATCCGACAATGCCTTGAACACCGCCGCCAGATCGGCGGCGGCCCGCGCGGTCAAGGGTTGCCGAGCCAGGGGCGTGACCTCACACCCGGGTGAGGTCACGTCGGTCAGCGGGAGCTCTCGATTAGACACGCATCGATATTGATGGTTATCGAATCCGAGGGCAAGCGAATAGCGGATGAACGAACCCATGAACGGTTAGTTGCAGCAGGATGCGCCGGAGGTGATGGCGTCCTTCTTGGCGTCGCCAGCGCAGCACGCACCCTCGGCGGCAGCATCCTCGGCAGTGCCGCAGCATACCGACACCGCCTGCTCGTCATCGATCGTCGCACCGGTGGCGAGTTGCGGTGCGGTGCCGAAGGTCTCGCTGTCGGCGAGCACGGTGTAGACCTCCCAGCGTTCGGCATCCGGGGCGGTGACCCACACCTTGTCCTGGGTGGCGAAGCAACACGTGGTCGCGATCTGCTCCTCGGTGAACAGCCCCGCCGTCGACAGCCGCGCGATCTCGGCATGCACCTGATCGCTGGATTCCACCTCGACACCGAGGTGATTGAGACTGCCGCCCTGGCCGGGATTCTCGATCAATACGAGCTTGACCGGTGGCTCGGTGATGGCGAAGTTGGCGTAACCCGGCTTGCGCTTGGCGGGTTCGGCATTGAACAGGGTCGCGTAAAACTGCACCGCCTGATCGAGGTCGTCGACGTTGAGGGCGAGCTGGATGCGGGACATGAGACTTACCTCCACTTGTGAGACATATGTCGAAAAGCTGACAGGGTCGAGTGTGCACACCTTTTCGACATATGTCAACAAGGTGGGTAGAGTTGATCCCATGCCCAAGGCGCTACCAGTGATCGACATGTCCGCCCCCGTCTGCTGCGCACCCGTCGCGGCCGCACCGATCGACGACACCGCCGCGCTGGAAATCGCGTTGCGGCTCAAAGCCATCGCGGAACCCGTCCGCGTCAAACTGCTGTCCCTGCTGCTCACCAGCCCAGCTGGTGCGGAGAACACCGGCGATCTCGCCCAGGCGATCGGACTGGCCGAATCCACCACCAGCCACCACCTCGGCCAGCTGAGAAAGGCGGGCCTGGTCGAGACCGAACGTCGCGGCATGAACACCTATCACCGCGCGCTACGTGAATCCCTGGCGGCGCTGTGCCTCGTCCTGGACCCCAACTGCTGCCGCTGAACCCTGGCCCCGCTGGTGAGCGGATTGGTTCGAGCGCGAACGCTACGAGAAGCCTGTCGTCGAGCTGACCTCCGCCCGAGGGCGGTCAAGAAAAAGAGAGCAGTGCTCTTGACTTGACGAGAACCGGTGTGGAACACTGATCTCAACAGAGAGCAGTGCTCACAAAGGAGTAGGAAATGAACGCCAGCACCCGCTACCTCGGCCCGACCGGCATGGACCTGATCATGAACAAGGTTGCCAACTGGCTGCCTCGCCTCGGCATCAGCGTGATGGGGTCGCGGCTGTTGGCGGTGCGCGGTCGTAAGAGTGGCGAATGGCGCACCACCATGGTCAATTTGATGACCGATTCCGATGGCACGCGCTACCTGGTGGCGCCGCGCGGCCACACGCAGTGGGTGCGCAACCTGCGCGTCGCGGGTGATGGTGAGCTGCGGCTGGGGCGCAAGGTCGAGGTATTCACGGCGACCGAAGTGGCCGATGCAGACAAGGTTCCGCTGCTGCGGCTCTACCTGCAGAAGTGGGGCTGGGAGGTCGGCAAATTCTTCGAGGGTGTCACCAAGGATGCCACTGATGCGGAGTTGGCCGAGATTGCCCCGGGATTCCCGGTCTTCCGACTCGCCTAGTGCGACAAGCCGATCCGGTCAGCCGACCCTTTCGAGCGACCTGCAAGCAGTCGCTAGCTGATCCTTTCGAGCGACCTGCAAGCAGTCGCTAGCGGTGGATCAGGAATTCGATGGCCGCGGCATAACCCTGAATCCCCATCCCGGCCACCACCGCGGTGGCGATGGGGGAGATGTAGGAGTGATGCCGGAACTCCTCGCGCGCATGCACATTGCTGATGTGCACCTCGACAATCGGGAGTTCCGGAATCACCAGCGCATCACGCAGCGCGACCGAAGTGTGCGTGAGCCCACCGGGATTTATGACAATGCCCGACTCGATGCCGCGCGCCCGGTGGATCCGATCGATCAGCGCTCCTTCGGAATTCGACTGGAACGCATCGATCTCGCGGCCGTACCGGGCGGCGGTCTGTCGGCACAATTGGACGACATCATCGAGCGTGGCCGACCCGTAGACCTCCGGCTGGCGGGTGCCGAGCATATTGAGGTTCGGGCCGTTGAGAACCAGGATCGGGCCAGGTGTCGACATGGCTTAGACACTAGCCCGCCCTGTTCAGAGTCCCTGCGGACCTTCCGAACGCAGGTCGTCCACCTTCTGCATGGCGGTGCGCAACTCCTCGAGCCAGGCCTCGGCATGTTTGCCCGCCAACTTCACCGTCCACGCCAGCGCATCCGCGCGCGAGCGCGCCACACCGGAATCGACGAGCGTGTCGAGCACCTTGCGCTCCGGCTGTCGCAGTCGCGTCATCACCGGAACCGCCAAGTGCGTGAACATGATTCGTTCGCCGTCCACCGAGACGCCCCACGCGACGCTGCGTCCGTAGCGCCGCTGGGCCTCGTTCGCGATCTGCATGCGGGCCGGGCGGGTGGTCTCGCGGAAGCGGGCGACGGCGCCCTCCTTCGTCGCGGCTGGGACCTCCTCTGCGGGAGCCTCGTCCTTTTCCGATACCGGGGCCGGGAGCTCACCGATAACCACGATCTCGTCCCGGTCGATTTCGATGACGGGCGGCCCGGCGAACCAGTCGCTCGGCAACCTTCCGGCGAACCAGTCCGGGGCGTCCGCGGGATCCGGTAGATCGGCCTGCTGCCAGCCGCCCGGTCGTCCGAAGCCCCGTCCCCGATGCTCGTGCCTCATTGGGAATCACCTACTTACTGTGGTGCCTGTATTTCATTGATTACAAGATTACGTCGCAAAGCATGCGCGTGGTTCTGCTCTGTGCGAACGGTTTCGGCCACCGGCCGTTCGGGTACGCCAGATAAAGGTGTGTGCTGGTCAACGAGGCCCTGTGCGATCGAAACGCCAACGCGGGCCGCCGAAACGCCGACGTGGGCCGTTTTCTGACAAGTTCGTGTTCCTGCCGGTACGGTTGCGGCGCCGGGTGTCGCAACGGGACCGGGGAACGTCCATGATCGACCAACCGGAGCACGGGCTTCGGGAACAATCGGAGATACTGAGCATGGGTAACGTCCGGCCGGTGTGGCTCGGCGGGCAGCTAATTTCAGGTACGGTGGTCTTGTTACTGGAGTGACAAGAGTAAAGAGTGGGCGACATGGATGTGTGGGGATCCCGCCGCTATCGCGTCCGGGGCGCAATCGCACTCTCGGGGGTGGTGGCGCTGGCTATCGCGATCGGGGCGTGTGGTTCCGATGCGAAGCGCAATGAAGCCGAGTACGTCGTCGATCGCTTCACCGCACTGCTCGACGAGCAGAACTATGCGAAGGCCGCGGAGCTCACCTCCTATCCCACGGCCGCATCCGCAACGCTGAAACAGATGTTCGCCGGATTGCAGCCGGGCAAGGTCGACTACCAGAAAACCCAATTCATCGGCCTGGACCGCGAGGCGGGCCTGTTCAGCATGGATGTCGCCTGGAACTTCGGCGAGAACAAGACCTGGAGGTACAGCCTGCAGGGCAACGTGCGGAAGTTGGCGATCGGCTGGCGCATCTCCTGGGAACCCGCCGTCGTCATGCCGCAGCTGGACCACAATCGCACGGTCCGGCTCCTGCGCACCATGCCCACCCCGCCGCCGCGGGTCAAGGACATCGTCGGCGACGCGCTGATGACCGAGCAGGTCATCAATGTGGTCAAACTCGATCCCGCCAAGACGACCGATCTGGTGGCCTCGACCAACGCGCTGGCCAAGGCCATCGAACCGGTCGCGCCGCTGATCACTGGTCCGTCGCTGATGCAGCAGCTGTCGACCTCACAGGGCAAGCCGATCATCGCGGTGAATCTGCGCGAACCCGATTTCGCGATCCTGGAATCCGCGCTGGCCCGGGTGCCCGGCGTGGTGACGGAGAAGCAACCGCGGCTGATCTCTGCCGACCGCCGGACCTGGTCGCCGATGCTGGACGCGCTGCGCAAGGTGTGGCAGGACAGCCAGGATCTGCACGCCGGTTGGGGTGTGCAGATTTTCGAACAGGACGGACGTTTCGTCGGCCAGATCGCCGGTTACCAGGGCCCTCCCGGTCCGGATATCGCGGCCACCATGGATCAGCGCCTGCAGCGCGCCGCCGAGGATGCGGTGGTGAGCGTCGGGACGCCCGCCTCGATCGTGGCGATCCAGCCGTCCAGCGGCGCGGTCGTCGCGGTCGCGCAGAATACGCAGGCCAGTGAGCACGGTTCGGTCGCGTTCACCGGGCTCTATCCGGTCGGCACCAATATCGATCTGTTCCGCAATGTCGCCGCGGTGCTGAAGAACAAGGCACCGCAGGACGTTTCGGTGCAGGACGCGGCCGAATCCGCGCCGAATCTCGGCGTCGGCGTCGATTACAAGGTGCCGGGACTGGACGAGGTCACCGGCCGGGTCGCGGTCGCGGGGCGCAGTGCCGAGCAGGTGCGCCAAGGCGGTGGTACGGATGCGGTGCTGGCCAGCCCATTCGGGATGGCGATCGCCGCGGCTGCCATCGCGCGCGGGCAGGTGCCGCCGCCGATGATCGAGGCCGGACACCCCAGCGCCACGGACGCACAGGTCCCCGAGATGTCACCGCAACTCACCGATCGGCTGCGCGCGATGTTGCGCGACGGCGCGGGCCGACCGGAGTTCGCGCCGCTGCGGCCCTACCGCGATGTCATCGGATTCATGGCCACTGCGGGCAATGACGGCTGGCTCATCGCGAATGCCGGGGATCTGGCCCTCGCGATTCACATCAATGACGCCGACAGCGGCGACGCGACCGCGCGGATGGCGGCCAGGTTGTTCCAATCGCTGGCCACCCCTGAGCCGTGATCAGTTGATGGCTCTGATGGCCGCGCGCCAGCCGAGCAGGAACAGCGCGAGCACACACGCCGCGACGATGATGAAACTGAATGCGGTGCCCTGACCGCTGATCACGCGCAACAGCATGCCGCCGCAGAGAGTGCCGAGCCAGACCAGAACACCGACGGGCCATGGTGCGGCTCCGTCGAATCGCGCCGCTCCCTTTTCGCCGGATACCCGGCTGGCCACGGCGGCCGCAACGACCCAGCCGATCGCCAGCCCGATCGCGAACGGCCACACCGTCTTCAGCAGTCCGGTGAGTACCGCCTCGTCATGGCTGCGCCGCCCGATCGCGCAGAACAAGATCACCAGCAGCGCATCCACCACCAACGGGACCAATTTCCTCACGCGGCCAGCGTAGTAGTGCCCGCATCCGCTCCTGCTACGTGACACCTGCTGATCAGGTCCGGGCCCCTTGCTCGCCCACTAACATCTCGCCGCCGTACGTCGGGTATTGAACCGTTCGCACACTGGTGACCCCAACGGAGCGAGTCCTACGAGCGACCCCGTTCGCGGCCCGTCTCGCGTCCGAGTCGTCGAAGCGCGTGTGCCGCACGCGCGGGGCTTGACCATCCGTTGCGTGTGCATTGGGTGCTGAACGATCCGCTATCAGCGACCGCAACGGAGCGAGTCTTACGAGCGACCCCGTTCGTGGCCCGTCTCGCGTCCGAGTCGTCGAAGCGCATGCGACGAAGTCGCGAGTCTCGACGGCTCGGACGCGAGACACAGGGGGCCGCGAACACGCCGCGCCGAAGGCGCGGCCAAAATTACAGCGTGCGGCGCTGTTCGAACTCCTTCTTGAATTCGGCATCATCGGCTTGCGGAGTGCGGAAGAGGAAGGCGAAGACGATCCAGCCGATGATCGCGACCAGGACGAAGCTCACCAGGCGGTAGAGGAAGGCGGCGGCGACGGCCTGGGATGCGGGGAGGGCCGCGCCCGCAGTCAGGCCGTAGATGAGAGTCGCGTCGACGTAGACGATGCCGCCGGGTGCGAACGGGATCGAGCCGACGGCCTTGCCCGCGGTGAATGCGATCAGTAGACCGGCCAGCTTCGGATCGGCACCGATCGCGTAGCAGGCGGCGCCGAGACAGGCCACATCGGCGAAGCGGTGCACCAGCGCCCAACCCGCGACCATTGCCCCGTCGCGCTTGCCGAGATCCACCGATTCCAGTTGCGAGAGCACATCGGCGATCTTGTTCATTCCCTGCTTGGCGGGGCGTTTGCGGATCCGGTTGAGCAGCGCGAGCCCGCGGCGCAGCACGGCCTCCAGTGCGCCCGGATTCTTCGACAGGTGGTTGCCCGCCCACACCAGCGCGATCACACCGGCCACTGACACTATGAGCTTGAACGGCCCGACCCGGTCGCCCACCAGCAGCGCACCACCGACGCCGAGCAGTGCCAGTCCGGCGGTCGCGATCACACCGGACATCACCAACTGCCAGGAGGCGACGATCGGACTCGCACCCCACCGGCGGGTCTGGCGATAAGTGAAGGCGGTGGAGAACACCTGTCCGGCAGGCAGTGTCACCGACATGGCGGTGGCGCCGTAGACGACGGCGGCGGATTTGTGCTGACGGACCTCGACACCGCCCGCATGCAGCAGTTGCTTCTGCACCCGGCTGAATCCGCTCATCGACAGTGCCTGCAACCAGATACAGGCGGCGACCCAGCCCCAATGAATTTCGGTGAGGTTATTCCAGGAATCGTGTAGTCGTGGCCAGAGGTAGTAACCCTCGCCGATCAGCAATGCGAGTAGGGCGATGCCTGCGACCCATTTGACCCACCAGAATTTGCTCCGGCGACCACGTTTCGCCGGTCTATCGGGGTCGTCGGACGGCTGCGGCGCAGGCTCGCCGGCTAGTTCCCCATCGGCCGTCACTCGGTCAGCCTAACGAACCGACTGTTTCGCTGTCTGCATCGACGTGCGGAGCACGTATCTGATCGGCGGTGATCCCGGGGCCCTCCGTGGTTACGCAGGCTGCCTTCTCCGTGCCCGGCCGCTAGCGACTGCTTGCAGGTCGCTCGAAAAAACCAGCTCGCACCGCGGCCCCATCCTTCGGCCAGGCCAACCTGGTCTTTCGTCGCCGGCCGCGCAGCTGGACTTCCTCGCCCATCAGCCAAAAGTCCTGCTCACTTTCATCGGCGAAATACAGCGCGCTGCCCGAGGCGAGTACGCGGCCGGGTTGATCCTTGGCCAGTTCGGTCAGGCGTGATGCCTCGTTCACCGGGTCGCCGATCACGGTGTATTCGAAACGGTTTGCGGCGCCGATATTTCCGGCGACCGCCAGGCCCGCCGAAACTCCGATACCGATATCGAGTCCGGGCACCTCGCGCAGGACTTCGCGCAGTTCACGGGCGGCGGCAAGGGCGGCGGTCGGTGCGTCCGGGCGGTCCAGCGGGGCGCCGAAGATCGCCAGTGCGGCGTCGCCGACGAATTTATTGACGAAGCCGTGGTGCCGGTCGATGACGTCGACCACGATGCGGAAGAACTCGTTGAGCAGGCTGACCACCTCGGTCGGCGGTCGCTCCGCGGCGGCCGCGGTGGACCCGACCATATCGACGAACAGCACGGCCACGAATCGGGTCTCGCCGCCGAGTTCGGTGCCGTAGTCGAGTGCGCGCTGCGCCACCTCCTCGCCGACATGCTGGCCGAAGAGTTCCTGCAGCTGGCGGCGCTTGGCGGCCTCTTCCATCATGCGGTTGAAGCCGACCTGCAACAGGCCGATCTCACTGCCGTCGAACACCTCGACCTGCACGTCGCGAGCGCCCTCCTGTACCCGGTCGATGGCCTGGCTGAGCTGGCGCACCGGGTCGGAGATGCTCGATCCGGTCAGCATCGACAGCGCCAGCGCCTGCATGATCACCACACCGCACAGCAGCAGAATCGAGATGGCCAGCGATTGCGCGGAGAACTTCACATCCGACGAGATCTGGGTGACGCACAGCAGCACGATGGCGATGGTGGGCGCGAAGGTGCCCATACCCCAGGTCATCCCCATCCTGGTGCCGACGCCCGGCGTCAGCGTGTGGTCGAACGAGCCCTCGGTGAGGGCCTGCGCGGCGACCGGGCGCAGAATCCGTTCGCCGAGCATGTAGGTGAAACCGAAGACGATCGTCGCGGCCATACATTCGGTGACGATGACCGCACCGGCCAGCTCCGGCGCGTCCACGATGATGGTGGCCGCCAGGATGGCGCCGCCGATCAACCACAGCACCAGATGCAGGATTGCCTGGCGCAGCGGCGCGTGCAGTGCGGCCATCTGCTCTTGGTGGCTGGGCGGCCCACCGCGCATCTGCCAGCGCATGACCGGACGCAGCATGAGCGCCGAAGCGGCCAGGCTCAGCAAACCACCGGTGGTGAAAACCAGACCGGGAATCAGCAGGCCGGTGCGTCGCGCACCGGCCGCCTCACCTTCGGGAACCGGGAGTCCATATTGGATGAACGCCCACACCAGGACCGCGCCGAACGCATTGGCCAACAGCATCGATGTCAGGTACAGCGGCCAGCGCGTTCGCATGGTCTGTTTGACCGCTTCCAAGGGCGCTGACACGGTGACCAATCTAGCGTTTCGATCATCCGAGCATGTCCGCGGCGCTCTGCGGCCATTAGGCTCGCGGAGGTGACCGACCAGAAGGTTAGTGCTCTCGGAAAAGCCACTGCTGCGCGGTCGGCTGCTGATTCTGTACATCCGTTCGTCCGAGTTTCCGCCGAGTG
Protein-coding sequences here:
- a CDS encoding metalloregulator ArsR/SmtB family transcription factor, which gives rise to MSNRELPLTDVTSPGCEVTPLARQPLTARAAADLAAVFKALSDPVRLRLLSVVASHTGQEACVCDVSAGFDVSQPTISHHLKVLREAGLLSSERRGSWVYYRVEPAALQQLSQLLDIALPEALAR
- a CDS encoding ArsI/CadI family heavy metal resistance metalloenzyme, translating into MSRIQLALNVDDLDQAVQFYATLFNAEPAKRKPGYANFAITEPPVKLVLIENPGQGGSLNHLGVEVESSDQVHAEIARLSTAGLFTEEQIATTCCFATQDKVWVTAPDAERWEVYTVLADSETFGTAPQLATGATIDDEQAVSVCCGTAEDAAAEGACCAGDAKKDAITSGASCCN
- a CDS encoding Rv2640c family ArsR-like transcriptional regulator, translating into MPKALPVIDMSAPVCCAPVAAAPIDDTAALEIALRLKAIAEPVRVKLLSLLLTSPAGAENTGDLAQAIGLAESTTSHHLGQLRKAGLVETERRGMNTYHRALRESLAALCLVLDPNCCR
- a CDS encoding nitroreductase family deazaflavin-dependent oxidoreductase; the encoded protein is MNASTRYLGPTGMDLIMNKVANWLPRLGISVMGSRLLAVRGRKSGEWRTTMVNLMTDSDGTRYLVAPRGHTQWVRNLRVAGDGELRLGRKVEVFTATEVADADKVPLLRLYLQKWGWEVGKFFEGVTKDATDAELAEIAPGFPVFRLA
- the aroQ gene encoding type II 3-dehydroquinate dehydratase, producing the protein MSTPGPILVLNGPNLNMLGTRQPEVYGSATLDDVVQLCRQTAARYGREIDAFQSNSEGALIDRIHRARGIESGIVINPGGLTHTSVALRDALVIPELPIVEVHISNVHAREEFRHHSYISPIATAVVAGMGIQGYAAAIEFLIHR
- a CDS encoding NTF2-like N-terminal transpeptidase domain-containing protein, producing the protein MDVWGSRRYRVRGAIALSGVVALAIAIGACGSDAKRNEAEYVVDRFTALLDEQNYAKAAELTSYPTAASATLKQMFAGLQPGKVDYQKTQFIGLDREAGLFSMDVAWNFGENKTWRYSLQGNVRKLAIGWRISWEPAVVMPQLDHNRTVRLLRTMPTPPPRVKDIVGDALMTEQVINVVKLDPAKTTDLVASTNALAKAIEPVAPLITGPSLMQQLSTSQGKPIIAVNLREPDFAILESALARVPGVVTEKQPRLISADRRTWSPMLDALRKVWQDSQDLHAGWGVQIFEQDGRFVGQIAGYQGPPGPDIAATMDQRLQRAAEDAVVSVGTPASIVAIQPSSGAVVAVAQNTQASEHGSVAFTGLYPVGTNIDLFRNVAAVLKNKAPQDVSVQDAAESAPNLGVGVDYKVPGLDEVTGRVAVAGRSAEQVRQGGGTDAVLASPFGMAIAAAAIARGQVPPPMIEAGHPSATDAQVPEMSPQLTDRLRAMLRDGAGRPEFAPLRPYRDVIGFMATAGNDGWLIANAGDLALAIHINDADSGDATARMAARLFQSLATPEP
- a CDS encoding DUF3054 domain-containing protein, which encodes MRKLVPLVVDALLVILFCAIGRRSHDEAVLTGLLKTVWPFAIGLAIGWVVAAAVASRVSGEKGAARFDGAAPWPVGVLVWLGTLCGGMLLRVISGQGTAFSFIIVAACVLALFLLGWRAAIRAIN
- a CDS encoding YbhN family protein; amino-acid sequence: MTADGELAGEPAPQPSDDPDRPAKRGRRSKFWWVKWVAGIALLALLIGEGYYLWPRLHDSWNNLTEIHWGWVAACIWLQALSMSGFSRVQKQLLHAGGVEVRQHKSAAVVYGATAMSVTLPAGQVFSTAFTYRQTRRWGASPIVASWQLVMSGVIATAGLALLGVGGALLVGDRVGPFKLIVSVAGVIALVWAGNHLSKNPGALEAVLRRGLALLNRIRKRPAKQGMNKIADVLSQLESVDLGKRDGAMVAGWALVHRFADVACLGAACYAIGADPKLAGLLIAFTAGKAVGSIPFAPGGIVYVDATLIYGLTAGAALPASQAVAAAFLYRLVSFVLVAIIGWIVFAFLFRTPQADDAEFKKEFEQRRTL
- a CDS encoding adenylate/guanylate cyclase domain-containing protein, giving the protein MRTRWPLYLTSMLLANAFGAVLVWAFIQYGLPVPEGEAAGARRTGLLIPGLVFTTGGLLSLAASALMLRPVMRWQMRGGPPSHQEQMAALHAPLRQAILHLVLWLIGGAILAATIIVDAPELAGAVIVTECMAATIVFGFTYMLGERILRPVAAQALTEGSFDHTLTPGVGTRMGMTWGMGTFAPTIAIVLLCVTQISSDVKFSAQSLAISILLLCGVVIMQALALSMLTGSSISDPVRQLSQAIDRVQEGARDVQVEVFDGSEIGLLQVGFNRMMEEAAKRRQLQELFGQHVGEEVAQRALDYGTELGGETRFVAVLFVDMVGSTAAAAERPPTEVVSLLNEFFRIVVDVIDRHHGFVNKFVGDAALAIFGAPLDRPDAPTAALAAARELREVLREVPGLDIGIGVSAGLAVAGNIGAANRFEYTVIGDPVNEASRLTELAKDQPGRVLASGSALYFADESEQDFWLMGEEVQLRGRRRKTRLAWPKDGAAVRAGFFERPASSR